The following proteins come from a genomic window of unidentified bacterial endosymbiont:
- a CDS encoding Rpn family recombination-promoting nuclease/putative transposase produces MSKKDDLSSETQESSELSQPYDTWFKRSMQEKKVAIDLLRSKLPEALLARMDLSTLTLVNGTSILKGLEVVHSDCVYRCTIGDSDGYIIIASEHQSRAEKLMAFRVFQYTVGIMDNHLSQGHEKLPVVISLVIYHGIQSPYPYPTEIWDCFEQPELAKQWALKPFQLIDLTVMNDEEINHHGLASMMELLLKHAREEQVLAWVKKMLKEGNLAIIYSEIGPGYIQEGWKYIVKACGSDKHPEERDRVVLALASAFPEIGEEIMTFAQQFKQEGIQQGIQQGLQQGLQQTALRMLKKGTPLNEIEEITGLSKKELLHLH; encoded by the coding sequence ATGTCTAAAAAAGATGACCTATCATCAGAAACCCAAGAGTCTTCAGAGCTTTCACAGCCTTACGATACCTGGTTTAAACGCTCGATGCAGGAAAAGAAGGTTGCTATCGATCTGCTGCGATCAAAATTGCCTGAGGCATTATTAGCCCGGATGGATTTGTCGACGCTGACGCTAGTCAATGGCACTTCTATTCTGAAGGGATTAGAGGTTGTGCATTCCGATTGTGTTTACCGCTGCACTATCGGAGATAGTGATGGTTACATTATCATCGCATCGGAGCACCAGAGCAGGGCGGAGAAGTTGATGGCTTTTCGTGTTTTTCAATACACGGTAGGCATCATGGATAATCATCTGTCGCAGGGCCATGAAAAGTTACCGGTTGTAATCTCCTTGGTGATCTACCACGGGATTCAGTCACCTTATCCTTACCCAACCGAGATATGGGACTGTTTTGAACAGCCAGAGCTAGCCAAGCAGTGGGCACTGAAGCCCTTTCAGTTGATTGATTTGACTGTAATGAATGATGAAGAAATTAATCATCATGGACTGGCCTCGATGATGGAGCTGTTACTTAAGCACGCCAGAGAGGAGCAAGTCCTCGCTTGGGTGAAAAAGATGCTTAAGGAAGGCAATTTGGCTATAATTTACTCAGAAATTGGTCCTGGGTATATTCAAGAGGGCTGGAAGTATATCGTCAAGGCATGCGGCTCTGATAAGCATCCAGAGGAACGAGATCGGGTCGTGCTAGCATTAGCCAGTGCTTTCCCGGAAATAGGAGAAGAGATTATGACGTTTGCTCAACAATTCAAGCAAGAAGGTATACAACAGGGTATACAACAGGGCTTACAGCAAGGTCTACAACAAACCGCTCTACGGATGTTGAAAAAAGGAACACCATTAAATGAAATTGAAGAAATCACCGGCCTTTCGAAAAAAGAGCTGTTGCACCTACATTAA
- a CDS encoding IS630 family transposase → MLSREDNKYRLIYFDESGFSSTPPVQNGWGPRGQPHRVEPKPHCRRSVLGALDFSANTLSHKIIEQNVTRKEVVDFLEDIAQKGEQRYTFVVLDNASIHHGIEQETLKRWFVENNMVLLYLPAYSPELNLIEIVWKQAKYHWRRLVTWSKQTINTEINRLLSSYGNIFAVNFSR, encoded by the coding sequence TTGCTCTCCCGTGAAGACAACAAATATCGTTTGATCTATTTTGATGAAAGTGGTTTTTCCTCTACCCCTCCTGTTCAGAATGGTTGGGGACCTAGAGGGCAGCCGCATCGGGTAGAACCAAAACCACACTGCAGACGTTCGGTACTGGGGGCTTTAGATTTTTCAGCTAACACCTTGTCCCATAAGATTATTGAGCAAAATGTGACAAGAAAAGAGGTCGTTGACTTTTTAGAGGATATTGCCCAGAAGGGTGAGCAACGCTATACCTTTGTGGTATTAGATAATGCCAGTATTCATCATGGCATTGAGCAAGAGACATTGAAACGGTGGTTCGTGGAGAACAATATGGTACTTCTTTATCTTCCCGCTTATAGTCCAGAGCTTAATTTGATTGAGATAGTTTGGAAACAAGCTAAGTATCATTGGCGCCGCTTGGTAACCTGGAGTAAACAAACTATCAATACAGAAATTAACCGCTTGTTGAGCTCTTATGGCAATATTTTTGCAGTTAATTTTTCGCGATAA
- a CDS encoding ISAs1 family transposase: protein MEHYLEQKGLWPGLKAVAMVASTREIDGKTSEQRRDYLCSITKVASIAETIRRHGSIENQQHWILDVPFPEDAHRGRKDHSAANLELIRRTALNLLQQDNSSDKRSIRRRKRRAFSNLAYRETLLFGQSVTENS, encoded by the coding sequence ATAGAACACTACCTAGAACAGAAGGGGCTATGGCCTGGGCTAAAAGCAGTAGCCATGGTTGCATCCACACGTGAAATTGACGGGAAAACGAGTGAGCAGAGACGCGATTACCTCTGCTCAATCACCAAGGTGGCCTCTATTGCAGAGACTATCCGTCGTCATGGGTCTATTGAAAACCAGCAACATTGGATATTAGATGTACCATTTCCCGAGGATGCTCACCGTGGACGCAAAGATCACTCAGCCGCTAACCTTGAACTCATTCGCCGTACTGCTTTGAATCTATTGCAACAGGATAATAGTAGTGATAAACGAAGTATCCGGCGTCGTAAAAGGCGGGCGTTCTCCAATTTAGCTTATCGGGAGACGCTCTTGTTTGGCCAATCTGTTACAGAAAATTCATAG
- a CDS encoding Rop family plasmid primer RNA-binding protein, whose amino-acid sequence MIAIITHQSREDTTDQALVLLGKLNELALDDQADACEQLHEQAERLYQNLAESLSE is encoded by the coding sequence TTGATAGCAATCATAACACATCAGTCAAGAGAGGACACCACCGACCAAGCGCTGGTTTTGCTTGGAAAGCTCAATGAATTGGCTTTAGATGATCAAGCTGATGCCTGTGAGCAGCTCCATGAGCAAGCCGAACGCTTGTATCAAAATCTTGCCGAATCCTTGTCGGAGTAG
- a CDS encoding IS3 family transposase — protein MAERIGDSTRREGYPKKSLGHLLSGPQVKYQFMQKHAGEFSVERMSNVLGVSRSGYYQFIKAEPSKRYCEDERLISEIKEVYTISNQIYGSPRIHAELRARGERCSRKRVCRLMKAAHIAAKMKKRFKVTTIVDPKAAVAPNLLKQKFTATRPDQYWAADITYIPTQEGWLYVAIVLDLFSRSIVGMDMQAHMTTELVAAALRQAITRRKPAAGLIHHSDRGSQYTSKGFKAVSAHHQITLSMSSTGNCYDNAVAESFFHTLKTEHTHFERFESREQAKLSIFEYVEVFYNRQRRHSTLGYLSPVNFEKNWLSQVA, from the coding sequence ATTGCGGAAAGAATTGGCGATAGCACGCGAAGAGAGGGATATCCTAAAAAAAGCCTTGGGCATCTTCTCAGTGGCCCGCAAGTAAAATACCAGTTTATGCAAAAGCATGCTGGGGAATTCAGCGTAGAGAGGATGTCCAACGTGTTAGGTGTATCCCGCAGTGGCTATTATCAGTTTATCAAGGCTGAGCCATCCAAGCGCTATTGTGAGGATGAGCGTTTAATATCTGAAATTAAAGAGGTTTATACCATAAGCAACCAAATTTACGGTAGCCCACGTATCCATGCTGAGTTACGAGCTAGAGGTGAGCGCTGTTCACGCAAACGGGTTTGTCGGCTAATGAAAGCAGCCCATATTGCGGCTAAGATGAAAAAACGATTTAAGGTAACCACAATAGTCGATCCAAAGGCCGCAGTGGCGCCTAATTTACTCAAGCAGAAGTTCACAGCCACTCGCCCTGATCAATACTGGGCAGCAGATATTACCTATATTCCGACCCAAGAGGGATGGTTGTATGTTGCTATCGTACTGGACCTGTTCTCTCGTAGTATCGTGGGGATGGATATGCAAGCTCACATGACCACCGAGTTAGTAGCCGCAGCATTACGCCAGGCAATAACACGGAGGAAGCCTGCTGCAGGTCTCATCCACCACTCCGACCGAGGCAGCCAGTATACCAGCAAAGGATTCAAGGCTGTATCGGCGCATCACCAGATAACGCTTAGCATGAGTAGTACGGGCAATTGTTATGACAATGCAGTAGCAGAGAGTTTTTTCCATACCTTAAAAACAGAGCACACCCACTTTGAACGTTTTGAGAGCAGAGAACAAGCCAAATTGAGCATTTTTGAATACGTAGAAGTGTTTTATAACCGACAGAGACGGCACTCAACGCTAGGCTATCTGTCTCCTGTAAATTTTGAAAAAAATTGGTTATCCCAGGTCGCTTAA
- a CDS encoding helix-turn-helix domain-containing protein, whose translation MKLSIKLTETERFTLQQLSLNHHYRETRMRGAGLLLLAKGLKPVEVSKELLVSFRAVYNWIHRWRRAGICGLLCQYNGGRPRALSPEMVASAVDAACSESLSLAGIAKRVEAEHGALPCTLETLASALKEQGLSYKRSRYSLKKNVMKPVTLQNQLYSQGSNCSPVKTTNIV comes from the coding sequence ATGAAATTGTCCATAAAATTGACAGAAACTGAGCGCTTTACATTACAACAACTATCTTTAAACCATCATTATAGAGAGACCAGGATGCGAGGAGCTGGACTGTTACTACTAGCCAAGGGACTCAAACCGGTTGAAGTTTCCAAGGAGCTTTTGGTTAGTTTTCGAGCGGTGTATAACTGGATCCATAGGTGGCGCCGAGCAGGTATTTGTGGCCTGCTTTGTCAATATAACGGCGGCCGACCACGAGCGCTGTCGCCAGAAATGGTTGCCAGTGCTGTCGACGCTGCATGCTCGGAATCATTGAGTTTAGCAGGCATAGCCAAACGAGTGGAAGCTGAACATGGTGCCTTACCTTGCACGCTAGAAACACTCGCTTCGGCGCTTAAAGAGCAAGGGCTCTCCTATAAAAGATCACGTTATTCACTTAAAAAAAACGTGATGAAGCCTGTTACATTGCAAAATCAGCTGTACTCTCAAGGCTCAAATTGCTCTCCCGTGAAGACAACAAATATCGTTTGA
- a CDS encoding transposase yields the protein MNQGESRSYDKEFKLNAVKLYHSTGKTLCQLSEELGVPKSTLAGWVHQHNKDGAEAFPGKGYLKASDAELSQLRKELAIAREERDILKKALGIFSVARK from the coding sequence ATGAATCAAGGGGAATCAAGGAGCTATGATAAGGAATTCAAGCTGAATGCGGTAAAGCTGTATCACAGCACTGGTAAAACGCTCTGTCAATTGAGCGAGGAATTGGGAGTTCCCAAGAGTACATTGGCAGGGTGGGTCCATCAGCATAACAAGGATGGTGCAGAGGCTTTCCCGGGCAAAGGATACCTGAAAGCGTCTGATGCTGAGCTCAGTCAATTGCGGAAAGAATTGGCGATAGCACGCGAAGAGAGGGATATCCTAAAAAAAGCCTTGGGCATCTTCTCAGTGGCCCGCAAGTAA
- a CDS encoding ISAs1 family transposase yields MLSDPQPYFAQLIDPRRETRNKLHKLVDIVMLTVVSVLSGCEDWVSIEDFGCENEAWLRGFLELPNGIPSHDTLSDVIGRIDRAAFAAVFSEWVSSGLPELARKQIAIDGKTLRGSLILPPFFRHREEKP; encoded by the coding sequence ATGCTATCTGATCCGCAGCCATACTTTGCTCAATTAATCGATCCACGGCGAGAAACTCGCAATAAGCTGCATAAATTGGTAGATATTGTGATGCTCACAGTAGTGTCTGTATTAAGCGGTTGTGAGGACTGGGTCAGTATAGAGGACTTTGGCTGTGAAAATGAAGCGTGGTTACGGGGTTTTTTAGAGCTACCCAATGGTATACCTTCTCATGATACGTTGAGCGATGTGATAGGTCGCATTGATCGAGCGGCTTTTGCGGCTGTTTTCAGTGAGTGGGTGAGCTCAGGCTTGCCAGAACTGGCTAGAAAGCAGATTGCTATCGATGGAAAAACCCTTCGTGGCAGCCTGATCTTGCCACCTTTTTTTAGACACAGAGAAGAGAAACCTTAA
- the aceE gene encoding pyruvate dehydrogenase (acetyl-transferring), homodimeric type, whose product MSERVQDDVDPIETREWLQAIDSVIQTVGVERAHFLMTQLQQRTALSLSAGVTASTTDYVNSLAADQEPDYPGDLAIERRIRAVIRWNAAMIVLRASKKQLDLGGHIATFQSAATLYEVCQHHFFRAANAQDGGDLVYFQGHSAPGIYARAFVEGRLTATQLDNFRQEVEGQGLPSYPHPRLLPQFWQFPTVSMGLAAVCAIYQARFLKYLQHRQLKETSAQTVYAFLGDGEMNEPESRGALFAAARDKLDNLIFVINCNLQGLDGPVLGNGKIIQELEGEFRGAGWAVIKVIWGSGWDSLLQRDHSGKLIQLMNETLDGDYQTLKSKDGAYVRTHFFGKYPETLALVAEMSDEAIWALNRGGHDPQKLFAAFKQAKSIQDQPVVILAKTIKGYGMGGSAQGQNIVHNVKKMDLVAIRQFYAYFNIPLDPQQIESLPYLTLEHDAAAESYLHARRQALKGYVPTRLAEFTQPLPIPALEAFQSLLTEQNREISTTLAFVRVLNVLLKQPTLGPRIVPIIADEARTFGMEGLFRQIGIYNPQGQQYTPSDREQLAYYKEDRQGQVLQEGISELGAGAAWLAAATSYSTHDYPMIPFYIYYSMFGFQRIGDLLWAAGDQQARGFLIGGTAGRTTLNGEGLQHEDGHSHIQALTIPNCRAYDPAYAYEVAVIIQAGLRQMLGEQHNVFYYLTTLNENYQQPAMPAGVEQGICQGIYRLKSLAGEELKVQLMGSGAILRPVRQAAKILQQEYAIGCDLYSVTSFTELAREGQVCVRWNRLHPTNSPRIPYVAQVLNDAPVVAATDYMKLYAEQIRAYLPTRDYAVLGTDGFGRSDSRENLRRHFEVDAYHVVIAALSLLARRGELPPHTVAEAITRYGLNVEKIDPLYA is encoded by the coding sequence ATGTCGGAAAGAGTACAGGATGATGTGGATCCTATCGAGACCCGCGAGTGGTTGCAGGCCATCGACTCAGTGATTCAAACAGTGGGTGTGGAACGCGCGCACTTTTTAATGACACAGCTGCAGCAAAGGACGGCCTTGTCGCTCTCTGCAGGCGTGACGGCTAGCACCACCGACTATGTGAATAGCCTTGCAGCGGATCAGGAGCCAGATTATCCAGGAGATTTAGCGATAGAGCGGCGAATTCGGGCGGTGATTCGCTGGAATGCTGCCATGATCGTATTAAGAGCTTCAAAAAAACAGCTCGATCTGGGTGGCCATATCGCTACATTCCAATCGGCGGCGACGCTGTATGAGGTGTGTCAGCACCATTTTTTTCGGGCTGCCAATGCACAGGATGGGGGGGATCTCGTCTATTTCCAAGGCCATAGTGCTCCAGGCATCTATGCCCGGGCTTTTGTAGAGGGGCGCTTAACCGCAACACAACTCGATAATTTCCGCCAAGAGGTGGAGGGCCAAGGATTGCCCTCCTACCCCCATCCACGATTACTCCCTCAATTCTGGCAGTTTCCGACGGTCTCGATGGGACTTGCGGCAGTCTGTGCTATCTATCAGGCACGCTTCCTGAAGTATCTACAGCATCGTCAATTAAAAGAGACCTCAGCACAGACCGTGTATGCTTTTTTGGGTGATGGTGAAATGAATGAGCCTGAATCCAGAGGAGCGCTGTTTGCAGCAGCGCGCGATAAGCTAGACAACTTAATTTTTGTGATCAACTGCAATTTACAGGGCTTAGATGGGCCGGTGCTCGGTAACGGGAAGATTATCCAAGAGCTAGAGGGCGAGTTTCGAGGGGCTGGCTGGGCTGTTATCAAGGTGATTTGGGGCAGCGGCTGGGACAGCCTGCTGCAGCGCGACCACAGTGGTAAATTGATCCAGTTGATGAATGAAACCCTTGATGGGGATTACCAGACCTTGAAGTCCAAAGATGGCGCTTATGTTCGTACCCATTTCTTTGGGAAATATCCTGAGACTTTGGCGCTGGTCGCCGAGATGAGTGATGAAGCGATCTGGGCTTTGAATCGAGGGGGCCATGATCCACAAAAGCTGTTCGCTGCCTTCAAGCAAGCCAAAAGTATTCAGGATCAGCCGGTGGTGATTTTGGCTAAAACCATTAAAGGCTATGGTATGGGCGGCAGTGCACAAGGTCAGAACATTGTGCATAATGTCAAAAAGATGGATCTAGTCGCGATTCGTCAGTTTTATGCGTACTTTAACATCCCCTTGGATCCCCAGCAGATTGAATCACTCCCCTATCTCACCTTGGAACACGACGCGGCTGCCGAAAGCTATCTCCATGCACGCCGCCAGGCGCTCAAGGGCTATGTGCCCACGCGGTTAGCCGAGTTTACTCAACCCCTACCAATTCCTGCGCTGGAGGCTTTTCAATCCCTATTAACGGAACAAAACCGTGAGATCTCGACTACCCTGGCCTTTGTTCGGGTCTTGAATGTATTGCTGAAACAGCCCACGCTGGGTCCACGCATTGTGCCTATTATTGCCGACGAAGCGCGCACCTTTGGAATGGAGGGGCTGTTCCGCCAAATTGGCATTTATAACCCACAGGGGCAGCAGTATACCCCGTCCGATCGTGAGCAGCTGGCGTATTATAAAGAGGATCGTCAAGGACAGGTCCTACAAGAAGGGATCAGTGAATTGGGAGCGGGGGCCGCTTGGCTGGCGGCAGCCACGAGCTATAGTACCCATGATTACCCGATGATCCCTTTTTACATCTACTACTCTATGTTTGGTTTTCAGAGAATTGGTGATCTATTATGGGCTGCAGGGGATCAACAAGCGCGAGGTTTTTTGATCGGTGGGACCGCGGGGCGTACGACCTTAAATGGCGAAGGGCTGCAACATGAAGATGGCCACAGCCATATCCAAGCGTTGACCATCCCTAACTGTCGTGCTTACGATCCCGCTTACGCCTATGAAGTTGCCGTGATCATACAAGCCGGTCTGCGGCAGATGTTGGGTGAGCAGCACAATGTGTTCTACTACTTAACCACCTTAAATGAGAACTACCAGCAACCGGCCATGCCAGCCGGGGTTGAGCAGGGGATCTGTCAAGGGATCTATCGCTTAAAAAGCTTGGCGGGAGAGGAGCTTAAGGTTCAATTAATGGGCTCTGGTGCTATCTTACGGCCTGTTCGTCAAGCCGCCAAGATTTTACAGCAGGAGTATGCCATTGGTTGTGATCTCTATAGTGTCACCTCTTTTACTGAGCTGGCGCGTGAGGGCCAAGTCTGTGTACGCTGGAATCGGCTACACCCGACCAACTCCCCCCGTATCCCTTATGTGGCCCAGGTGCTGAACGATGCCCCAGTGGTCGCTGCGACCGACTATATGAAACTGTATGCGGAGCAGATCCGGGCCTATTTACCGACCAGGGACTACGCTGTGTTAGGGACGGATGGTTTTGGTCGTTCTGATAGCCGAGAAAACCTGCGTCGCCACTTTGAAGTGGATGCCTATCATGTGGTCATCGCCGCGTTGAGTCTCTTAGCACGGCGTGGTGAGTTGCCGCCGCACACCGTGGCAGAGGCGATCACGCGTTATGGGCTTAATGTCGAAAAAATCGATCCGTTGTATGCATAA